A region of the Pelecanus crispus isolate bPelCri1 chromosome 1, bPelCri1.pri, whole genome shotgun sequence genome:
GTCATTTACATTTTACACAGCACAAGTTCACAGCTCCTTCATAACTCAAAAATTCTCTTAACATTTTAAGGCACCTTCTCTAGGATAAGATTTGCATATGTCAGAATTTCTCCTAGACAAgtgaaaaccaaaagaaaatggCTATTGGCCAATAAAAATAAGTCACTCATCTACGTGCCTCCCACATGCACACTACCAGTGTTTTTTCAGATCCTGCCATATGCAAGATTGCTCATTTTCTGATAGTTATCAGAAATAATACTAATATTCTAAGCCTTCAGTTGGACCACAAGCCAGAAGTGTATTATCAGCTACCAAAGAGCTCAGAGCTATTGCCACGGCTTCCTGTATGATTCCCATTAAGAACTGGCTCAGCAGCTCTAACCACTGAAATTAACTGCACTGTTTTATTCATTAGAGATAAAGCAGAGGTAAGAGAATGAGAACAACCTCTGCTGAATAGTGTAGGTCATTAAGTACATCTTAAtgaactgcttttaaaactaattttagaaattaaaaaaaaaaatgagggataAAAAGTATCTTACAGACCCATGGTGCTATCAAACTTTAGAAGTGACTTTGAGGAATTTTAGAGAAGTGAGTTTGGTCTGTTGGGTTCAGAGATGTATCAGTTTGAAGGGCTGGCgaagctgtgctgctggtaGAGGCTGAGGAGCATGTGGACTAGCTCCTAACAGTAAGGAAATCTCACTAGTAGTGAGATTTCTAGTATTTGCTTCTATCGATCCAACTCTGtcaagaaaaaagtaaattcttTTTGGAGATTGCATTCACTCAACTAAATCAAATCTAGCTAACTCAGTGCACGTCATGGCAAGACAAATTCCCTGGAAGGACACAAGATTTGTGGGTAGCTCTGAGAggaataattttcctttcagatatCTATATGAATGAAGGCAATGTAGATTGTGTGAGAAAGACATTTGAATATTCCTTCTCATGTGCTATCTTTTCAATCTTCCTTTGGATGAAAGGAAAtctaaatctctttttttcctacttaaaaATCTGTCTTGTTAACAAAAAGCCAAATCCTTAAATAGatgcaaacaaggaaaacagaacCCAGGCAGAGAGCACAAGCAGGCAAATGGGGGCCCCTACTTAGTAGTGACTTCTGCTGGCATTTTCAGCACTAAAGGTCTTCACCTGTCAGTGTTTTGAATCTGTGCATGTCCCAAAATGTGTCAGCTTTGACAGGCCTTGGAGTTCAGTGAACAGCCATGCAGGCACCTACTCAGAGTCTAGGAACTGACACCTAACTCCTTGGAGAAgctcttattttcaaaatgtgaatCCTTTGGAAATGCCACTTGACTTCATGCAGAACGCAGTGGCAGGTGACAATTACTTTTAAGATTTGGCTAGAGAAGTAGCTGCCTCTACTTGTTTCTACCAATATTTTAGCATCCACACAGACTATAGATGACCAAGGTCAATCATTTTCTCCTTGGCTGAGAGCTAGCCAAACTCATGTCTTCAACCTCCAGAAGGGGTCCTAGTCACCCAGTTGTCCTTAAAAGGTGGGGGAGAGGTACGTTCCTCATCATTGTAGTGGAGGTATGGCCATTCCATTTTCCATAAAGGAAATGGGGATTCAGGGGCTAGAAAACAGATACATGACTGTAGCATAGCAGCTGGGGTAGTCACAGAGGAAAGATGACAATTTAATGTCAGATGTTTCCTTATTTCTAAGCAGACTGCACCCTTGGCAGTGAAAAAACTTCAACAAGAAGGGCAGAGTTGACTCATTCTGCATGTCATAAGAGCCACCAGTTATGGCAGTCCCCTGCCAGCCTCAGAGTTGAATACCCACAGGCAGAGAAGGTGCCTAATTCCAGCTCTACCAGACCCTGAGCTGTTCCCATTGAATTCCAAGAGGTAGGGtgccaaaacccagaaaacacagcagaaagacCCCGTGCTCAGGTTCCCCTGTTGGTCAGCTTGAAGCAGCTTCCAGTTTGACATGTCCGTTGTAAGCCTGGAGACAAACATCTCAACTTTCCTCATTCGTCTTGCAGGGTTGTTGAGGATCTCACACCCATAAATTGAGGACAGCAACCGAGTCCGCAGGACTTGCACCCCTCTGGGGATCCTGATCTGAGTGCTTTGCTGCGTTACGCCTTTAACCTTTTAGCCACAGGGCGCATCGCCAACTGCCTTGAGGTATGCTTGCACCACCAAGTGCTGTCACACCTTCAGCGGTCTCACCTCTTGACCAGCTGCTAGGGAGCAGGGAAAGCAGATCTGATGTTAACCGTGTGATTGATTAGAGGAGATGGTTAAGCGATGAATGCCATCAGGCCAGGCTTCTCTCCTACCCCTCATCGCCCATTGCTGTCCTTGTACCAACCCCCCGTTATCGCTGgcaagattattttattttcccgGTCTCAGCTCTCACATCCTCACCCCCTCCGACGGCAGTGGGCACGCCGGTGCAGACCTGGCCACGCCACTTCTGTGCGGGCGCCGGAGCCGCCCCCCGGTGCCCACGGGGGGCTGCGACACCGACAGCGGGGCAGCGCTGGCCccagggcgggcgggcgctgcgggggTCACCAGCAGCCCCACCACAGAGCCCGGCAGCCCTGTTTCTGCGGGGCCCTGCTGCTTGCCAGGGGCGGGGACTGGTCCCGTCTGTGCGAGGGATGCTGAACCGGGAGTCCCGCTCCGGGCGGCTTGCTCACGGTGGCCGCGGGCCGCGCACGTCAGGGAGGGACCCGTCATGACCGGGAGGGCCCCCCCTCCCACGCCACGCACGTCCCCACCCGGCATATATAGGGGACGCGGGGGGCAACGCCGGCGCCGGCCGATGCCAGCCGCTCCGCGCCGAGGAGCGGGCTCCGCGGTGCCATGGCCcccgcccgggcggcggggcgagcAGGTGAgggggcgggcggagcggggcagcggggagagggagggagagggggggagaggagagggggggagaggagaggagaggagaggagaggagaggagaggagaggagaggagaggagaggagaggagaggagaggagaggagaggagaggagaggagaggagaggagaggagaggagaggagaggagaggagaggagaggagaggagaggagaggagaggagaggagaggaggggccggcggccgccccgccgccccccgacGCCGCCGGGCTCCCCGCAGGTGCCGCCGCGGCGCTGgcgctgctgtggctgctggtcTGCGCCCCGGGGGACGCCGGCTGCCGCCTCCTGACCGTGGCCGATCTCTTCGACCGGGTGATCCGGCACTCGGGCAGGATCCACAGCCTCTCCACGGCGCTCTACGCCGAGCTGGTGAGTGCCGGACCGGGCGCCCGCCGCCCTGGGagcggctgccggcggggcggggcgggggcggggggtgctcTCGGTGTCTCTTTAGGTTTTCTTCCCCCATAGGAAAAACACTTTCCTCCCCGTGACAACGAGCTGGGGAAGCCCGCTCGGAAGTGCCACACGTCGGGGATGCTGACCCCCAACGGCAAAGAATACGCCCAAAAAATCCCGGTAAGGTtggacggcggcggcgggcggagacggggcgggcggggggcatCGCCGGCCCCCGCGGGTTTGGGCGGCTGGGATGGGGCTCCGCCTCCTCGCCCCCGCctgaagaaaggggaaaataccCCCCCATTCCTTCGGAGCCCCCACATGTGTCACCCATCACGCTGCGGCTGTCCCCCACCCCGTCACGCTGGAGATGGGCAGAGAGGGTTTGACACCTCCGGTGCTTCAGCAACAGGTGGACTGAAGAAGCCGGTAAGTTTTGGCCCCAGACATGCACACATCACAGAGGTACTGCATACGAATCATTAGTttactctgtttaaaaaagctATATATGGTTCCATATGCTTAAATCATATTTATTAGTTATAATAGACATATTGCAGTAGTACTTCATCCAGATGACTGACAGACAGACATCCTTTTGATTATGTTGAGGCAGGCTCTGTGGAACATAAACTTAGAAACCTGTGCATGTGACAGATAAGTTAAATTAATCAGTGTCCCTGCAAAGTACAAAAAGCAATCAGGAGAAAGAAGTAACAGTCATTATCTCTGAACTGGTAGTTAGATAAGGAAAAGAGAACAGCAAATTGGTTTAGACAGATGTAAAggtaaagagaaagaaatcgTTACTAGTTTagagaagagcaggaagagTTTCTTtagacagagaaaaagcagattgTGAAGTCGAGgatacagcagcagcagaaacttTTGCCTCTAGGAGGAGGCAGACGGAGACAAACGTTAATGTTTTGCTCTTTGGTTGTGATGGAGCGAGGAGCTTCCCCCAAGATGTTTAGAAAAATGCTTTCCTCCCTTGAAGGGCAATGGGAAGTGAGGCCCTGCCTGCTTTAGAAAGCTTTAACTGGTCAACTGTATTTCTGAACTTATATTGCAAGAGAGGTCTTACGGCCATTGAGTTTCTGTTAGAGAAGCAACTGTCCTGACCACCGGGCACCTTCTTGGAAGTGTGTCTGCAGCGAGCCTCTAGCCAACACAGCTAGAACCACGGCAGGTGTGAGGAAACACCTGCACTTCCATACCAGCAGAGATGTCTAGGTGAGGCTCCTTGGGCTCTTGAGACATCTAGGAGTTCCTGAAAACTTTTTCAATACCAAGTAAGTTTGACTGGAATGCCACCATTTTGCTAATGCTGTACTCCACAGTTTTAGGTATTACAGAGCTTAGGAGtctaagaaaactgaaaacaaggcAAATACAACTTTTGGGTGTTGCTTACATCTAAGCAAATAACCAGAGACAGAGTGGCCCTTAAGTTCTGAATATTTGAAAACTACTGAACTGCAGATGTAAATCTTAATCCCGCTGAGATTTCACAGTGAGACTAACAGCATTCATATGACCTGCTGCAAACTAACAGAGAAATTCTTTGCTGTATTAATTTGTAAGAGAGAAGAACTAACGCACTTGATACTGAAACTTTTGCAAGCCTGGAAAGAACCACTTTCCCACTTTAACCAGCATATTGAGCACCATCAAGAGCTACCTGATGACAGCCTTATCAAAGCTAAGCAAATCAGCAATATGGTACATGAGCTGAAGACTGGAGTtgaaaaagtaacagaaaaggCAAGATTTTCAATGTAGCTGTTATTTATACCAATAATGTGGCGTTAGTGacttggggggggtgggggcaatGTCTGCTCTCACCTGGGCTACAGCCTTAATGCCAACAGAGGCTCTGATCCAGCAACAGCGGACTTTGTTCCAGATCCAGCAATTTTTCAGCCAAAGGATGTGACTTAGTTTATGGATTGGCAGATACATAGATGGCATTATATATGTCCACATGTGTAGagcagtattttattaatatgaaatacatgaaagaaagacagaagtaCAAAGACTAGAGCCATTTACAGCTTCATCTGAGCCAGTAATGAATTGACTTTTCTAGGGCAGTAGAGGAGATGGGGGTAGACTGTGACAGATACTTAAttattgttttcagttttatttcgATTTACATTCTAACAAATTGAAGTATGACTGCTGTCTGCTGCAAAGAGCTCCTTCCTAAGGCAACAATTTTATGCTGGGATAAGTTCTTC
Encoded here:
- the LOC142597175 gene encoding prolactin-like, whose translation is MAPARAAGRAGAAAALALLWLLVCAPGDAGCRLLTVADLFDRVIRHSGRIHSLSTALYAELEKHFPPRDNELGKPARKCHTSGMLTPNGKEYAQKIPREELTHLILKLLQAWKEPLSHFNQHIEHHQELPDDSLIKAKQISNMVHELKTGVEKVTEKMQSMGIISNSLNGMASSEATGLSISNEANTMSDSDFIHCFRRDSNKVQSYLKILKCRIMPENSC